The Desulfoscipio gibsoniae DSM 7213 genome contains a region encoding:
- the jag gene encoding RNA-binding cell elongation regulator Jag/EloR produces MSYIEKSGKTVDDAVEIALAELNVSREEVDIEIIEEPSKGLFGFIGVKPARVRVKIKETAARQARGLLGKIMKLMNLNVDIDLIEKDEKILININGPDLGILIGRRGETLDALQYLVNLSANKNMEKRKRIFIDIEGYRKRREDTLKKLAYKLADKARQRGRNVILEPMNSMERRIIHTALQGRDDIYTFSEGEEPYRKIIIAPKK; encoded by the coding sequence GTGAGTTATATTGAAAAGAGCGGCAAAACAGTAGACGATGCAGTTGAAATTGCCCTGGCTGAATTAAACGTTTCTCGAGAAGAAGTTGATATAGAAATTATAGAAGAACCTAGTAAAGGGCTGTTTGGATTTATAGGTGTCAAGCCGGCTAGGGTTAGAGTTAAAATAAAAGAAACAGCGGCCAGACAGGCCCGGGGATTACTTGGTAAAATTATGAAGTTAATGAATTTGAATGTAGATATAGATTTGATTGAAAAAGATGAAAAAATACTGATAAATATAAACGGTCCTGATTTGGGTATATTAATAGGCAGACGGGGAGAAACTTTGGATGCATTACAATACTTAGTAAATTTATCTGCCAATAAAAATATGGAGAAAAGAAAAAGGATTTTTATTGATATCGAGGGATATCGCAAGCGAAGAGAGGATACATTAAAAAAGTTGGCTTATAAATTAGCGGATAAAGCACGCCAAAGGGGTCGCAATGTAATATTGGAGCCTATGAATTCAATGGAAAGAAGAATAATTCATACCGCACTTCAGGGTAGGGATGATATATACACATTTAGTGAGGGAGAAGAGCCCTATCGCAAAATAATTATAGCACCGAAAAAATAA